One window of Legionella pneumophila subsp. pneumophila str. Philadelphia 1 genomic DNA carries:
- the hslO gene encoding Hsp33 family molecular chaperone HslO codes for MKEADTLQRFIFEHANIRGEIVHIEKTFQNIMNQRDYPPMVKNLLGEALVSCLLLASSIKFEGNLSLQFQGDERLSLLLVQCDHNLNIRGFAKCAEGLEIADYATAFLQGRMVITLSQDNQTQAYQSLIPIQSTSMSENLMTYFAQSEQIATRVWLAVNEDMAAGMLLQLMPGQDTIQREQFWEYAVQLGQTVTEGELLTIDNQTLLYRLYHETELRIFESRSTRFQCRCNQEKMKQVITVLGEEEATDLIKEKGKIEITCDFCNQKYTFDSIDVTLLFRK; via the coding sequence ATGAAAGAAGCAGATACCTTACAGCGTTTTATTTTTGAGCATGCGAATATCCGTGGCGAAATCGTTCATATTGAAAAAACATTTCAAAACATTATGAACCAACGTGATTACCCACCCATGGTAAAAAATCTTTTAGGTGAAGCGTTAGTCTCATGTTTACTCCTGGCAAGCAGCATTAAATTTGAAGGAAATTTAAGTCTGCAATTTCAAGGTGACGAAAGATTATCCCTGTTACTCGTTCAATGTGATCATAATTTAAATATAAGAGGCTTTGCAAAATGTGCAGAGGGTCTTGAAATTGCTGATTACGCGACCGCTTTTCTTCAAGGCCGAATGGTCATTACGCTCAGTCAAGACAACCAAACTCAAGCCTATCAAAGCCTGATACCTATTCAATCCACGTCCATGAGCGAAAATCTGATGACTTATTTTGCCCAATCAGAGCAAATTGCTACTCGTGTTTGGTTAGCTGTCAATGAAGACATGGCTGCAGGTATGCTATTACAACTTATGCCAGGTCAAGATACAATTCAAAGAGAACAATTTTGGGAGTATGCCGTTCAGCTGGGACAAACAGTAACTGAAGGTGAATTGCTGACCATAGACAATCAAACACTACTCTATCGTCTTTATCATGAAACGGAATTAAGAATATTCGAAAGCCGATCTACCCGTTTCCAATGCCGTTGTAATCAGGAAAAAATGAAACAGGTCATTACTGTACTGGGAGAAGAAGAGGCAACAGATTTAATCAAAGAAAAAGGAAAAATAGAAATCACTTGCGATTTTTGCAATCAAAAATACACTTTTGATTCAATCGACGTGACTCTACTATTTCGCAAATAA
- a CDS encoding tyrosine phosphatase — MSFKGFKVVMLILLSTQSYASKLASSIVCDSTIENPCIVQDSKTQFSPVIRYREVASIADVYGGNITGINKFHLSGSEQPSEKGWEAIAESISRKMGAETKKVIVLDLRQESHGYLNGRAITLVSAYNWINLGKSNSQSTLDQENWLAGLRSRKIVNGVLTVPQYVAKQYSQGKSMVVSTVKNEEYYVYKKGFDYYRIFISDHRAPLDSEVDALVALIKNNPEDTWYHVHCRGGKGRTTTVFAMFDMLKNADKVSFEEIIARQASIPPFYNLMVTNREIPELTPYYEQRLQFLIHFYEFARQSLMGYSGTWSEWKKLNI, encoded by the coding sequence ATGAGCTTTAAAGGATTTAAAGTGGTAATGCTGATATTATTATCAACTCAAAGTTATGCCTCTAAATTGGCATCCTCCATTGTTTGTGATTCAACTATTGAAAATCCATGTATTGTTCAGGATAGTAAAACCCAATTTTCACCCGTCATTAGATATAGAGAGGTTGCATCAATTGCGGATGTTTACGGTGGCAATATCACAGGGATTAATAAATTTCATTTGTCAGGAAGCGAGCAACCAAGCGAAAAGGGTTGGGAGGCTATTGCCGAGTCTATTTCCAGAAAAATGGGGGCTGAAACAAAAAAAGTCATAGTGCTCGATCTTCGCCAGGAGAGTCATGGTTATCTAAATGGGAGAGCGATTACTTTAGTTAGCGCCTATAACTGGATAAATTTGGGAAAGTCGAATAGTCAGAGTACTTTGGACCAGGAAAACTGGTTAGCCGGCTTAAGATCCAGAAAAATTGTTAACGGTGTTTTAACTGTGCCCCAATATGTAGCCAAACAATATTCTCAAGGCAAATCGATGGTAGTGAGCACTGTAAAAAATGAAGAATATTATGTATATAAAAAAGGATTTGATTATTATCGCATATTCATATCCGATCACCGGGCTCCTTTAGATTCTGAAGTGGATGCGCTTGTCGCACTGATAAAAAATAATCCGGAAGACACATGGTATCATGTCCACTGCCGTGGCGGGAAAGGCCGTACGACGACTGTTTTTGCCATGTTTGATATGTTAAAGAATGCAGACAAGGTTAGCTTTGAAGAAATCATCGCACGCCAAGCCTCCATTCCACCTTTTTATAATTTGATGGTGACGAATCGTGAAATCCCTGAGTTAACTCCTTATTATGAGCAAAGACTGCAATTTTTGATTCATTTTTATGAATTTGCTCGCCAATCCCTTATGGGATATTCAGGTACCTGGTCAGAATGGAAAAAGCTCAATATCTAG